The genomic DNA CTCCGTTTTTACCTTCTTCTTTAATGACGTAGTTGGTGCCTTTGCCCGTGCGCAAAAGTTCCTTGTCCGATTCCATGGCCTTCAGTGCGTTTTCCTTGTCTTCGCGAATTTCCACATCGGTCTTTCCGCGAATGGTCCAGTTCGGGTCGCCTTCGGTATGCAGATGGTGCCAGTAGTGAGTTGCGAAAACGTACTTGCCTTCGGCATCTTTCAGGTAAATGTTCGACGGCAATTCCTTCAGGATTTTTTCGACTTCGGAAAATGTGGCTGAGTCCTTTCCCCTAATAGCATTGTTAATCCGGAGCATGACAAGTTCTTTACGGAACGGCGGTTCAAAGTATTCGTTTGCACCGCGGGCAATGCAGAGTTTGTAGTCATCGGAATCCGCGACTGTAGAAACGCCGATGTTTGGAATGCCTACGAAACGTTTATCTTCGTTCAGAACTTTCTGTAGCCAAAAGTCGCTTTGCTTGCACAGTTCCACGTTGAACAATACAGCGGAAATATTGTCATGCTGCTTGTCTACCAATTGCAATGCTTCTTTTTCGGAATCCACATCGATAATGGGGTATTCTTCCGAAAGCATGGCGCGAAATTTTTTGAGGGAAGGGTTATTGATTTGTACAAGAACAAGCTTGCGTTTCGCGATAGGCTGAACGACCTTCGCGTCATCAATATTTGAGATATTTTCGTTTTCTAATATCTGCATAATCCCAATACTCTGTTATATCCATATATATAGTTTTTTCTGCGAAATAGGATAAAGCTGATTATTCCAGATTGGAATAATTATCCATATATCTTGGAATTGCAGCTGTAAAAACGTCGGTGAGTCCAACCATACCAAAGCGCAGAATCTTCGGCGATTCGTTTTTCCAGCCAGCGGTTGAATTCGTCGTTTACGCTGTTGTTTGTCGGAGTGATTTCAATTGCATGCAGGATTTTTTCTGTACCAGATTCTTCGAGCCAGCAAATGAATACGGGGGTTTGCGGCTGGTGCTTTAATAAAAAATCTGGCAGCGGATTCACGTGAACTTTTCTTCCGAGAAATGTTGCTGTGGTAGCACTTTCAATTCGGCTGTCCTGATCCATCAATAGACAGAATAAATTTTTGTCATCGAGGATTCGCAAGAATTCGCGCGGGCTCTTGGCGTTCACGGAATAATTTCTTTTGTCTACAGAACGGATTTTATTTTCGACAATGCGGTTGAGCCATACGGGCTTAAGCGGTATATAGCTTGCCTTGAGCGGAATGCCCAAGCGGCAGAGCCACGGGCCAATCGCTTCGTAATTGCCATAGTGTGCAGTCAGGAATATTCCGCCTTCACGCATTTTGTTTAAAACGGGTTCGCTACCTTCTGCTAGCTTATATGTAATACAATTTTGCTTGAAGGGATAACTGCTAAAGTCGTGCGGCAATTTTTTGAATGAGCCGAAATCAAAAAGAATATCGGATACGTGATGTGCAAGGTGTTTTATAATTTGTTTATATTCGTTTGAACAAATTATTTTTGAATAATTGGGGTGTACGTATATCAAGTTAGCTTGTACAACATCTTGCTTCCAGCCAGATGCCAATAGT from Fibrobacter sp. UWB10 includes the following:
- a CDS encoding lysophospholipid acyltransferase family protein; translated protein: MFKFSYIFEKILYRALLASGWKQDVVQANLIYVHPNYSKIICSNEYKQIIKHLAHHVSDILFDFGSFKKLPHDFSSYPFKQNCITYKLAEGSEPVLNKMREGGIFLTAHYGNYEAIGPWLCRLGIPLKASYIPLKPVWLNRIVENKIRSVDKRNYSVNAKSPREFLRILDDKNLFCLLMDQDSRIESATTATFLGRKVHVNPLPDFLLKHQPQTPVFICWLEESGTEKILHAIEITPTNNSVNDEFNRWLEKRIAEDSALWYGWTHRRFYSCNSKIYG